From the genome of Candidatus Methylopumilus turicensis, one region includes:
- a CDS encoding SOUL family heme-binding protein, with protein MATEEPKFELLEKDQSFELRMYEPKIHAEVIVTGNMREASSKGFRMIADFIFGDNVAISGQSEKISMTAPVLIEPRPEKISMTAPVVIEQSSAGWRVNFVMPSQYTLATLPKPNNSLVKIKSVPAKKFAVIRFSGLVDEEKMSKKVSDLEQWINSKQLKVIGNAELARYNPPWTLPFLRRNEVLIEVE; from the coding sequence ATGGCCACTGAAGAACCTAAATTTGAATTACTCGAAAAAGACCAGTCTTTTGAGTTGCGTATGTATGAGCCCAAAATCCATGCTGAAGTGATCGTGACCGGCAATATGCGTGAGGCCTCGAGCAAGGGTTTTAGAATGATTGCTGATTTCATTTTTGGGGACAATGTGGCCATTTCTGGCCAATCTGAAAAAATCAGTATGACTGCACCGGTACTGATTGAACCTCGACCTGAAAAAATTTCGATGACCGCGCCCGTCGTCATTGAGCAGTCGAGTGCTGGGTGGAGAGTAAATTTTGTGATGCCTAGTCAATACACCCTAGCAACCTTACCCAAGCCTAACAATTCACTTGTTAAAATCAAATCTGTTCCGGCAAAGAAATTTGCAGTCATTCGCTTTTCAGGCTTAGTGGATGAAGAGAAGATGTCTAAAAAAGTGTCTGATTTAGAACAATGGATCAATAGTAAACAGCTAAAGGTCATCGGGAATGCTGAGCTTGCTCGATATAATCCGCCATGGACACTGCCTTTCTTGCGGCGTAATGAGGTCTTGATTGAAGTGGAATAG
- a CDS encoding DUF4399 domain-containing protein codes for MKTLRNFVILFFSFYMHAAMAESPQVDFVDLKNGDEVSSPFKVKFAVMGMKVAPAGETTQNTGHHHLLINVEGVAAGEVVPADEKHLHFGKGQTETEVTLPKGNYMLTLQFANGLHQSYGEPMRKSIHITVK; via the coding sequence ATGAAAACATTAAGAAACTTTGTAATCCTATTTTTCTCATTCTACATGCATGCCGCAATGGCAGAATCACCTCAGGTAGATTTCGTTGATCTTAAAAATGGCGATGAAGTATCCAGTCCATTCAAAGTAAAATTTGCTGTGATGGGCATGAAAGTGGCTCCTGCAGGTGAGACAACGCAGAATACAGGTCACCATCATTTACTGATTAATGTGGAGGGTGTTGCAGCAGGCGAAGTGGTGCCCGCGGACGAAAAGCATTTACATTTTGGAAAAGGTCAAACTGAAACAGAAGTTACTTTGCCAAAAGGCAACTATATGCTGACTTTACAATTTGCCAATGGATTACATCAGTCTTATGGTGAACCGATGCGCAAAAGTATCCATATCACGGTAAAGTAG
- a CDS encoding MipA/OmpV family protein, producing the protein MGISSAQAADKIDRDTETAIPRSKNLYGIGVAVLPKTSGSDEFRFMALPIINANYADRFYINALQAGVWLLDSDDKRLRLGVAAQARFGWDAGDGRLTRGMRDRDFTVEIGPALRWQTDFGTINAQWGLDAGGASNGQTVDLQFIKNLYRDNAFKLNGSVGLTWSDNKFNDYYFGVTASEATVNRPQYAAGSSVEYKAGINGSYLVGTNSYILFGAAVTRLGDQQANSPIVETRFQPFAYLGYSIAY; encoded by the coding sequence ATGGGTATTTCTTCTGCGCAAGCCGCCGATAAAATTGATCGCGATACTGAAACGGCGATTCCTCGCAGTAAAAATCTTTATGGTATTGGCGTGGCTGTTCTTCCAAAAACATCAGGTTCAGACGAGTTTAGATTCATGGCATTGCCGATTATCAACGCCAATTATGCGGATCGTTTTTACATCAATGCCCTACAAGCTGGCGTATGGTTGCTCGATTCAGATGACAAACGCCTTCGTCTTGGCGTGGCAGCTCAAGCAAGATTTGGCTGGGATGCAGGCGATGGTAGGTTAACGCGCGGCATGCGAGATCGTGATTTCACGGTTGAAATCGGCCCCGCGTTGCGTTGGCAAACGGATTTTGGAACAATCAATGCGCAATGGGGACTTGATGCTGGCGGCGCAAGTAATGGGCAAACGGTAGATTTGCAATTCATCAAAAACCTTTATCGTGACAACGCGTTTAAGTTAAACGGTAGCGTGGGCCTCACATGGAGCGATAACAAGTTTAATGACTATTACTTTGGCGTGACTGCAAGTGAGGCTACTGTGAATAGGCCGCAATATGCTGCAGGCTCCAGTGTTGAATATAAAGCTGGGATTAATGGTTCTTACTTAGTCGGTACAAATAGCTACATTTTGTTTGGCGCTGCGGTCACTAGATTAGGCGATCAACAAGCAAACAGTCCAATTGTTGAGACGCGATTCCAACCATTTGCTTATCTGGGATACTCGATTGCTTACTAA
- a CDS encoding alternative oxidase, translating to MKKISHFQAVNFSDYFALACTKFLRFFADTFFAGRYGHRAVVLETVAAVPGMVGGALQHLKSLRTMKSDDGWINILLEEAENERMHLMTFIEIARPNAFERLMIVIAQGIFYNLFFLLYLFSAKTAHRLVGYFEEEAVYSYSEYLNGVESGKYENIAAPQIAINYWHLNEDARLSDVIMAVRNDEMNHRDVNHNFASLLTQ from the coding sequence ATGAAAAAAATATCGCATTTTCAGGCCGTTAACTTCTCCGACTATTTCGCGCTCGCTTGCACTAAGTTCCTGCGCTTTTTTGCAGATACCTTTTTTGCAGGGCGATATGGACATCGCGCTGTCGTTTTAGAGACGGTTGCCGCCGTGCCAGGAATGGTAGGTGGGGCATTGCAACATCTTAAATCATTAAGAACGATGAAAAGTGATGATGGCTGGATCAACATACTCTTAGAAGAAGCCGAAAACGAGCGTATGCACTTAATGACTTTTATTGAGATTGCGAGGCCAAATGCATTTGAGCGGCTAATGATTGTTATCGCCCAAGGGATATTTTACAACCTGTTTTTTCTGCTTTATTTGTTCTCAGCAAAAACTGCTCACAGGCTAGTGGGCTACTTTGAGGAGGAAGCAGTTTATAGTTACAGTGAATATTTAAATGGCGTTGAGAGCGGAAAATATGAAAACATTGCCGCACCGCAAATTGCAATTAACTATTGGCACCTTAATGAAGATGCAAGATTGTCAGATGTCATCATGGCGGTAAGAAATGACGAAATGAACCATCGAGACGTCAACCACAACTTTGCCTCGCTATTAACTCAGTAA